The Pontibacillus yanchengensis genome has a segment encoding these proteins:
- the folK gene encoding 2-amino-4-hydroxy-6-hydroxymethyldihydropteridine diphosphokinase yields MVEAYIALGSNIHPRYKFISEAIEQLAFHEQIEVIKSSAIYETVPVGYTEQGDFLNGVIKIQTNLASVELLAYCQSIEQKLGRKRSVEWGPRTIDLDILLYNQENIETEQLIVPHPRLHERAFVLVPLYDIDSHLYIPVYERTVEQLLSELADDEKKGVRQWKLKNGENASGPTES; encoded by the coding sequence ATGGTAGAAGCTTATATAGCGTTGGGCTCTAATATCCATCCTAGATACAAGTTCATCTCAGAGGCAATCGAGCAGTTAGCATTTCATGAGCAAATTGAGGTTATTAAATCGTCAGCTATTTATGAAACGGTCCCGGTAGGTTATACTGAGCAAGGTGACTTTTTAAACGGCGTCATAAAAATTCAGACAAACCTTGCTTCTGTTGAATTACTAGCTTATTGTCAATCTATCGAACAAAAATTAGGAAGGAAACGTTCTGTGGAATGGGGTCCTAGAACGATAGACCTTGACATTTTATTGTATAATCAAGAAAATATTGAAACAGAGCAATTAATCGTGCCACATCCAAGGTTACACGAGCGGGCTTTTGTACTCGTGCCATTGTATGATATAGATTCGCATTTATATATACCAGTATATGAGAGAACCGTGGAACAGTTATTGTCTGAACTAGCAGATGATGAGAAAAAGGGAGTAAGACAATGGAAACTGAAAAATGGGGAAAACGCATCAGGGCCTACCGA
- the folB gene encoding dihydroneopterin aldolase has translation MDKILMNQMSFYGYHGLFPEENKLGQRFLVDLQLELDLKQAGETDDMNESINYGQIYEVTQEVVEGEAKQLVEAIAEEIAASLFQSFSKLHAVNVKVIKPNPPIPGHYESVAIEMYRERP, from the coding sequence ATGGATAAGATCTTAATGAATCAAATGAGTTTTTATGGGTATCACGGTTTATTCCCAGAAGAGAATAAACTAGGCCAACGATTTCTAGTCGACTTACAACTAGAACTAGATTTAAAACAGGCAGGCGAAACCGATGACATGAACGAAAGTATAAATTATGGGCAAATATATGAGGTAACCCAAGAGGTAGTGGAAGGAGAAGCTAAACAACTGGTAGAAGCAATAGCAGAGGAAATTGCGGCTTCATTATTCCAATCCTTCTCTAAGCTACATGCTGTGAACGTTAAAGTAATAAAGCCAAACCCTCCAATTCCTGGTCATTACGAATCCGTTGCCATCGAAATGTATAGGGAGCGCCCCTAG
- the folP gene encoding dihydropteroate synthase: MARILRTKEKNYDLDQHSLVMGILNVTPDSFSDGGQYDEVEGALIQAKQMEHDGAHIIDVGGESTRPGHDPVSAEEELERVLPIIKALKHEIDVPISIDTYKAEVARSAIEAGASIINDVWGAKHDSEMANVAAAYQVPIILMHNRLDKNYTHLLHDMKDDLRESVQLVEEAGVKPHNIILDPGVGFAKTSSDNMKVMRHLEEFNELGYPILLGTSRKSFIGEVLDLPVEERMEGTGATVCLGLSKGVDIVRVHDVKPIARMTKMMDAMLGKGEDKHG, from the coding sequence ATGGCACGAATACTTCGTACAAAAGAAAAGAACTATGACCTTGATCAACATAGTCTTGTAATGGGAATCTTGAATGTAACTCCCGATTCATTTTCAGATGGAGGACAGTATGATGAAGTAGAAGGGGCGCTTATTCAAGCAAAACAAATGGAACATGATGGTGCTCACATCATTGATGTTGGAGGAGAGTCTACACGTCCTGGACATGATCCTGTTTCAGCGGAAGAAGAACTTGAACGTGTTCTTCCCATTATTAAGGCGTTGAAACATGAAATTGACGTCCCTATTTCCATAGATACCTATAAGGCGGAAGTAGCTAGATCAGCTATTGAGGCTGGAGCTTCTATCATAAACGATGTTTGGGGAGCGAAACACGATTCAGAAATGGCAAATGTTGCAGCGGCTTATCAAGTCCCCATTATCCTAATGCATAATCGATTGGACAAGAATTATACGCATCTATTACATGATATGAAAGATGATTTACGCGAGAGTGTTCAACTAGTAGAAGAAGCTGGGGTGAAGCCACATAACATTATTTTGGATCCTGGTGTAGGCTTTGCGAAAACATCGTCTGATAACATGAAAGTTATGAGACATTTAGAAGAATTCAATGAATTAGGTTATCCTATATTGCTAGGTACTTCGCGTAAGTCCTTCATAGGGGAAGTGTTGGATTTACCCGTGGAAGAGCGTATGGAAGGAACAGGTGCAACAGTTTGTCTTGGTTTATCCAAGGGTGTAGACATTGTTAGGGTTCATGATGTGAAACCAATTGCTCGAATGACAAAAATGATGGATGCAATGTTAGGGAAGGGAGAAGATAAACATGGATAA
- the cysK gene encoding cysteine synthase A, with amino-acid sequence MKIADSIAGLIGNTPIVKLNGYGDEDSADIYVKLEFMNPGSSVKDRIALAMIEDGEEKGALKPGDTIIEPTSGNTGIGLAMVAAAKGYKSILVMPDTMSQERRNLLRAYGAELVLTPGSDGMKGAIQKATELQKEHGYFMPQQFNNQANPTVHEKTTGPEIVEQMGDQLDAFVAGIGTGGTITGAGKVLKENYENIKIYAIEPEGSPVLSGGSPGPHKIQGIGAGFVPEILDTKIYDEVLSVTNEQSFETAREAARTQGLLGGISTGAALYAAKQVAKQLGKGKKVLAIVPSNGERYLSTPLYNFEQE; translated from the coding sequence ATGAAAATTGCAGATTCGATTGCGGGCTTAATTGGAAACACTCCAATTGTAAAGTTGAACGGTTATGGAGATGAAGATAGTGCTGATATTTATGTGAAATTAGAGTTTATGAATCCTGGAAGTTCTGTGAAAGACAGAATCGCTCTAGCCATGATTGAGGATGGAGAAGAAAAGGGAGCTCTTAAACCTGGTGATACGATTATAGAACCAACAAGCGGTAATACAGGGATAGGCTTGGCTATGGTTGCTGCTGCTAAAGGGTATAAATCTATACTAGTGATGCCTGATACCATGAGTCAAGAGCGTCGCAACCTGTTACGTGCTTACGGGGCGGAGTTAGTGTTAACGCCAGGTAGTGACGGGATGAAGGGAGCTATTCAAAAAGCTACTGAACTGCAAAAAGAACATGGATACTTCATGCCTCAACAATTTAACAACCAAGCAAATCCAACAGTTCACGAAAAGACAACGGGACCAGAAATTGTAGAGCAAATGGGTGATCAGTTGGATGCATTCGTAGCAGGTATTGGTACTGGTGGTACTATTACAGGGGCAGGAAAAGTGCTGAAAGAAAACTATGAGAATATTAAAATTTATGCCATAGAGCCAGAAGGTTCTCCAGTTCTCTCAGGAGGAAGCCCAGGGCCGCACAAGATTCAAGGTATTGGTGCAGGCTTTGTTCCAGAGATTTTGGATACAAAAATTTATGACGAAGTACTGTCTGTTACAAATGAACAATCCTTTGAAACCGCTAGAGAAGCTGCTAGAACACAAGGTTTATTAGGTGGGATCTCTACCGGAGCTGCTTTATATGCAGCAAAACAAGTAGCGAAACAACTGGGCAAAGGCAAAAAGGTGTTAGCCATTGTACCTAGTAATGGAGAACGCTACCTTTCTACACCACTTTATAATTTTGAACAAGAATAA
- a CDS encoding peptidylprolyl isomerase, producing MTRKVLWGIIVVLFVTNVTTLFLVLNSEKQVSPSQEKQAQPVAEEDEREPVAKVGETEITQQAWLTSMKEQHGEAVLEEQINKEIVFQLAEQNDIQIEGKLIERELALMETMLTVTKDQLIQTKREQWEDQITYNYYLDELITRDIKINEGAIKDYYDSYKEQFDFIETFQLSHIVVSSEAEANKITKELQEGASFNVLAREYSSDESSSEKGGYLGYFSKESAYFPSEYYEHAQKLSSDAYSKPFKTNQGYTIIKLHRTLPGISFTYDELKNQIKRQLALDYVGDSYSAKVLWEELNVNWMYGD from the coding sequence ATGACTAGAAAGGTTTTGTGGGGAATTATTGTTGTTTTATTCGTAACAAATGTAACGACATTGTTCTTAGTGCTGAACTCCGAGAAACAAGTATCACCGAGTCAAGAAAAACAAGCACAGCCAGTTGCAGAAGAGGATGAAAGGGAACCGGTAGCCAAGGTGGGTGAAACTGAGATCACCCAGCAGGCTTGGTTAACCTCTATGAAGGAACAGCATGGTGAAGCAGTGTTAGAGGAGCAAATTAATAAAGAGATTGTGTTTCAACTAGCAGAGCAAAATGATATTCAAATAGAGGGGAAGCTGATTGAACGGGAATTAGCCCTTATGGAGACCATGCTAACCGTCACCAAAGATCAATTGATTCAAACAAAACGGGAGCAATGGGAAGATCAAATTACGTATAATTATTATTTAGATGAGCTTATTACACGTGATATCAAAATCAATGAAGGTGCTATAAAGGATTACTATGATTCGTATAAAGAACAATTCGATTTCATTGAAACTTTTCAACTCTCCCATATCGTTGTTTCCTCAGAGGCTGAAGCAAATAAAATTACCAAGGAACTTCAAGAAGGTGCGTCCTTTAATGTGCTGGCAAGAGAATACTCGAGTGACGAGTCATCAAGTGAGAAAGGTGGATACTTAGGTTACTTTTCAAAGGAGAGTGCTTACTTTCCTTCTGAATATTACGAGCACGCCCAAAAGCTTTCGAGTGATGCCTATAGTAAACCCTTTAAAACAAACCAAGGCTACACCATAATAAAATTACATCGAACGTTACCAGGTATATCGTTTACCTATGATGAATTAAAAAATCAAATAAAAAGACAACTGGCATTAGATTATGTTGGCGATTCATATTCAGCTAAAGTCCTATGGGAAGAATTAAATGTAAATTGGATGTATGGCGATTAA
- the hslO gene encoding Hsp33 family molecular chaperone HslO — MGDYLIRSTAFDGKVRAYAIESTDTVGEATRRQDTYATASAALGRTLTVSVMMGAMLKGEDQITVKVEGGGPIGGIIADANAHGDVRAYLTNPHVDFDLNNNGKLDVARAVGTSGTLSVVKDVGMKDYFTGEVPMVTGEISEDFTYYFANSEQIPSAVGAGVLVNPDLSIKAAGGFIVQMMPGADDETISKIEENINALPSISTLIDQGHTPEQILEKLLQGGDVKVLSNTPVQFKCRCSRERLENALKGLGDDELQKMIDEDHGAEATCHFCNEQYHFTEDELRTLLAEA, encoded by the coding sequence ATGGGAGATTATTTAATTCGCTCAACTGCATTTGATGGAAAGGTCCGTGCTTATGCCATCGAATCAACAGATACAGTAGGAGAAGCAACGCGTCGTCAAGATACGTACGCGACAGCTTCGGCTGCCCTTGGACGTACATTAACGGTATCAGTAATGATGGGGGCTATGCTAAAAGGTGAAGATCAAATAACAGTTAAGGTAGAGGGTGGAGGCCCAATCGGTGGTATTATTGCCGATGCAAACGCACATGGTGATGTACGAGCCTATTTAACCAACCCTCATGTAGACTTTGATCTAAACAATAATGGAAAGTTAGATGTAGCGCGTGCTGTTGGAACGAGTGGAACACTCAGTGTTGTGAAAGATGTTGGAATGAAGGATTACTTCACAGGTGAAGTACCAATGGTGACTGGGGAAATTAGTGAAGATTTCACGTATTATTTCGCAAATTCAGAACAAATTCCTTCTGCAGTTGGAGCAGGAGTATTAGTAAATCCGGATTTATCTATAAAAGCTGCTGGCGGGTTTATTGTTCAAATGATGCCTGGAGCTGATGACGAGACGATTTCGAAAATCGAAGAAAATATTAATGCCCTACCATCCATTTCAACGCTAATTGATCAAGGTCATACCCCTGAGCAGATTCTAGAAAAACTCTTACAGGGTGGAGATGTTAAGGTTTTAAGTAATACACCGGTTCAATTTAAATGCCGTTGTTCAAGAGAAAGATTAGAGAATGCGTTAAAAGGTTTAGGTGACGATGAATTGCAGAAAATGATTGATGAAGATCATGGTGCAGAAGCAACTTGTCACTTTTGTAACGAACAGTACCACTTTACAGAAGATGAATTAAGAACACTGCTAGCAGAAGCTTAA
- a CDS encoding type III pantothenate kinase, with the protein MIFVLDVGNTNTVLGVFDEGEIQYQWRIATDRYKTEDEYAMLIKSLFEHDGLSFSHIHGIIISSVVPPIMYALERMCHSYFQESPLIVGDSMVNPGLEMTYPSPHEIGADRIVNAVGAIKEHGGPLVIIDFGTATTYCYVDEKEQYVGGAIAPGVNISTEALYAKAAKLPRIEILAPQNVVGTSTVEAMQTGIFYGYVGQVDEVVRRMKEQSNKTPSVIATGGLAMLFAEESRTIDVVDPYLTLKGLYEIYLRNEGNSTDKGE; encoded by the coding sequence ATGATTTTTGTGCTAGATGTTGGAAATACAAATACCGTTTTAGGTGTTTTTGATGAAGGTGAAATACAGTATCAATGGAGAATTGCCACCGATCGTTATAAAACAGAAGATGAGTATGCCATGCTTATCAAATCATTGTTTGAGCATGATGGTTTATCTTTTAGTCATATTCATGGCATTATTATATCCTCGGTAGTTCCTCCAATTATGTATGCTCTAGAACGAATGTGTCACAGTTATTTTCAAGAATCACCTTTGATTGTTGGGGATTCTATGGTAAATCCGGGGTTAGAGATGACTTACCCATCCCCGCACGAAATAGGTGCTGACCGAATAGTTAATGCTGTTGGAGCTATAAAAGAACATGGCGGACCGCTAGTGATTATTGATTTTGGTACGGCTACTACGTATTGCTATGTGGATGAAAAAGAGCAATATGTTGGGGGAGCCATCGCACCAGGTGTTAATATTTCTACAGAGGCTTTATATGCAAAAGCAGCTAAGCTTCCACGCATAGAGATATTAGCTCCACAAAACGTTGTTGGCACGTCTACGGTTGAAGCTATGCAAACAGGAATATTCTATGGGTATGTGGGACAAGTTGATGAAGTAGTGAGGCGAATGAAGGAGCAATCTAACAAAACACCAAGTGTCATTGCTACAGGTGGTTTAGCAATGCTGTTCGCTGAAGAATCGCGCACTATTGATGTCGTAGATCCATACCTTACTTTAAAAGGCTTATATGAAATCTACTTAAGAAATGAAGGAAATTCTACAGATAAAGGAGAATGA
- the ftsH gene encoding ATP-dependent zinc metalloprotease FtsH, which yields MNRVFRNTIFYALIFLVVIGVVGLFNGDNQQDTQLSYPQFKEQLSNGQIETMTVQYTNHAYNVTGKLASGDEEGNNSYTAIIPDNEQIVSNLTDIAEEQGLGEDFSFEAAEEPSGWVTFLTSIIPFVIIFILFFFLLNQAQGGGSKVMNFGKSKAKLFSEDKKKVRFKDVAGADEEKQELVEVVDFLKDPRKFAAIGARIPKGVLLVGPPGTGKTLLARAVAGEAGVPFFSISGSDFVEMFVGVGASRVRDLFENAKKNAPCIIFIDEIDAVGRQRGAGLGGGHDEREQTLNQLLVEMDGFGANEGIIIISATNRPDILDPALLRPGRFDRQITVNRPDLKGREEVLQVHVRNKPLDEESVDIHTIAMRTPGFSGADLENLLNEAALVAARSDKEKIDMVSIDEAIDRVIAGPAKKSRVVSEKERNIVAHHESGHTIIGMVLDEADAVHKVTIVPRGQAGGYAVMLPKEDRFMMTKPELLDKITGLLGGRVAEEVMFGEVSTGASNDFERTTTIARKMVTEYGMSDKLGPLQFGGGGGQVFLGRDIQNEQNYSDQIAYEIDQEVQRIVKECYDRAKHILTENKEQLELIAKTLLEVETLDASEIRSLFEKGELPEDSEAARIKESNKRSESDVKVNINSKAEEEQTDQDQDQVLDEDENTSSEEDHRKE from the coding sequence ATGAACCGAGTATTTCGCAACACCATATTTTATGCGTTAATCTTTTTAGTTGTAATTGGGGTTGTAGGTCTCTTTAATGGTGACAACCAACAAGATACCCAATTAAGCTATCCGCAATTTAAAGAGCAATTAAGTAACGGTCAAATTGAAACAATGACTGTTCAATATACGAACCATGCTTACAATGTAACAGGTAAGCTTGCTTCAGGTGATGAAGAAGGTAATAATTCATACACTGCTATTATTCCTGACAATGAACAAATTGTGAGTAATTTAACAGACATTGCTGAAGAACAAGGACTTGGTGAAGATTTCAGCTTTGAAGCTGCTGAAGAACCAAGTGGGTGGGTTACATTCTTAACATCCATCATTCCTTTTGTGATTATTTTCATTCTTTTCTTCTTCTTACTTAACCAAGCACAGGGTGGCGGAAGTAAAGTCATGAACTTTGGTAAGAGTAAGGCTAAGCTATTTAGTGAGGATAAGAAGAAAGTTCGCTTTAAGGACGTAGCCGGTGCTGATGAAGAGAAGCAGGAACTAGTAGAGGTTGTAGACTTCTTAAAAGATCCTCGTAAATTCGCAGCGATTGGTGCACGTATTCCGAAAGGGGTTCTTTTAGTAGGACCTCCAGGTACAGGTAAAACATTGTTAGCACGTGCCGTAGCCGGAGAAGCAGGAGTACCATTCTTCTCCATCAGTGGTTCGGATTTCGTTGAAATGTTTGTTGGTGTAGGTGCCTCTCGTGTTCGTGATTTATTCGAAAACGCGAAAAAGAACGCACCATGTATTATCTTTATTGATGAGATTGATGCAGTAGGACGTCAACGTGGAGCTGGACTAGGTGGAGGTCACGATGAACGTGAACAAACACTAAACCAGCTACTTGTTGAAATGGATGGGTTCGGAGCAAATGAAGGAATTATCATTATCTCCGCAACAAACCGTCCTGACATTCTTGACCCAGCATTACTTCGTCCTGGACGTTTTGACCGTCAAATCACTGTAAACCGTCCTGACTTGAAAGGCCGTGAAGAAGTACTACAAGTACACGTTCGCAACAAGCCTTTAGATGAAGAGTCCGTCGATATTCATACGATTGCAATGCGTACACCTGGTTTCTCTGGTGCAGACTTAGAGAACTTATTAAACGAAGCAGCTTTAGTAGCAGCTCGTTCTGATAAAGAGAAAATCGACATGGTGTCCATTGATGAAGCCATTGACCGTGTTATTGCTGGTCCAGCCAAGAAGAGTCGTGTCGTATCTGAAAAAGAACGTAACATTGTCGCTCACCACGAAAGTGGACACACCATCATTGGTATGGTTCTTGATGAAGCGGACGCTGTACACAAGGTTACCATCGTACCTCGTGGCCAAGCTGGTGGTTATGCTGTAATGCTTCCTAAAGAGGACCGCTTTATGATGACCAAGCCAGAGCTTCTTGATAAGATTACAGGTCTACTAGGTGGACGTGTAGCCGAGGAGGTTATGTTCGGTGAAGTGAGCACAGGTGCCAGCAATGACTTCGAACGTACGACAACCATCGCTCGTAAAATGGTTACCGAATATGGTATGAGTGACAAACTAGGACCACTTCAATTTGGTGGTGGAGGTGGCCAAGTATTCTTAGGCCGCGACATTCAAAATGAACAGAACTACAGTGATCAAATCGCTTATGAAATTGATCAAGAAGTTCAACGCATTGTGAAAGAATGTTATGACCGTGCGAAACACATTCTTACGGAAAACAAAGAACAGCTTGAACTGATTGCAAAAACCCTTCTTGAAGTTGAAACGCTTGATGCATCTGAAATTAGATCATTATTCGAAAAAGGTGAACTTCCAGAGGATTCTGAAGCAGCTCGAATTAAAGAAAGCAACAAGAGATCAGAATCTGATGTAAAAGTAAACATCAATTCAAAAGCTGAAGAAGAGCAAACAGACCAAGACCAAGACCAAGTTCTAGATGAAGACGAAAACACATCTTCTGAAGAAGATCATAGAAAAGAATAA
- the hpt gene encoding hypoxanthine phosphoribosyltransferase, which translates to MHTDIEKVLISEEEIQSKISELASQLTEEYEGRFPLVVGVLKGAMPFMSDLLKRVETYLEMDFMDVSSYHGTTQSSGEVKIVKDLDTQVEGRDLLIIEDIIDSGLTLSYLVDLFKYRKARSIKIVTLLDKPSGRKGDVKADLAGFEVPDEFVVGYGLDYQERYRNLPYIGVLKPSVYGGEESE; encoded by the coding sequence ATGCATACCGATATTGAAAAAGTTTTGATATCTGAGGAGGAAATCCAAAGCAAAATTAGTGAACTGGCCTCACAATTAACAGAGGAATATGAAGGAAGATTTCCACTTGTTGTGGGCGTTCTAAAAGGTGCTATGCCGTTTATGTCTGATTTATTAAAACGGGTAGAAACTTATCTCGAAATGGATTTCATGGATGTATCAAGTTATCATGGTACCACGCAATCATCTGGCGAAGTAAAAATTGTTAAGGATTTAGACACACAAGTTGAAGGAAGAGACTTGCTTATTATCGAAGATATTATAGATAGTGGCTTAACTCTCAGTTATCTTGTGGACTTGTTTAAATATCGTAAAGCAAGATCCATCAAAATTGTAACACTTCTTGATAAGCCTTCTGGGCGTAAAGGAGATGTAAAAGCCGATTTAGCAGGTTTTGAAGTTCCAGATGAATTCGTTGTGGGTTATGGGTTAGACTATCAAGAAAGATATCGAAACCTTCCTTACATAGGAGTTCTAAAACCTTCTGTGTATGGTGGAGAGGAAAGCGAATAA
- the tilS gene encoding tRNA lysidine(34) synthetase TilS, producing the protein MFNLKVDQFARKHQLFQHHATILVAVSGGPDSMALLHYFKSIQHNWNFRLIALTVDHSLRGEGSQEDVKYVTSICNEWGIECKAVTLDVPGFKKKHNLGTQVAARTMRYQFFEQQLEQYQADFLAMGHHGDDQVETVFMRMTRGVEPMNIKGMAVKRPFGRGNIIRPFLCVTKTDIEEYCEKQLIQPRLDPSNESSYYTRNAFRHEVLPFLKDQNAKIHEHVQVFNEYATEDEVFLQKEATNLFDTSMFTKKEDLIQFNRSEFLKTSSSLQRRTFHLILNYLYEKSPNDLSYHHWEQFKQLLKARTPQSSMNLPDGLFVVRSYEKIEFTFSYEEGGGSFHFQLSVPGTVLLLDRTSVHAELSGESTEWNQHHFVCDRSKVTLPLHVRTRRAGDKIALRGMNGHKKVKDLFIDQKIPKAKRDRWPIVTDDDGQILWVVSLQKARVEANNSETWLHLTYKNQENF; encoded by the coding sequence TTGTTTAACCTGAAGGTCGATCAATTTGCTCGAAAACATCAATTGTTTCAACATCATGCGACGATTCTTGTCGCTGTATCTGGAGGGCCAGATTCTATGGCCCTTCTTCATTATTTTAAGAGCATCCAACACAATTGGAATTTTCGTCTTATTGCGTTGACCGTAGATCATTCCTTGCGAGGAGAGGGTTCTCAAGAAGATGTGAAATATGTAACATCAATTTGCAATGAGTGGGGAATAGAGTGTAAAGCAGTAACATTAGATGTCCCTGGTTTTAAAAAGAAACATAATCTTGGCACGCAAGTTGCTGCAAGGACAATGCGTTATCAGTTCTTTGAGCAGCAATTGGAACAGTATCAGGCGGATTTCCTAGCTATGGGTCATCATGGTGATGATCAAGTAGAGACGGTGTTTATGAGGATGACACGTGGAGTAGAGCCTATGAACATAAAAGGGATGGCAGTAAAAAGACCATTTGGTCGAGGGAATATTATTCGCCCATTCTTATGTGTAACGAAAACGGATATAGAGGAATACTGTGAAAAGCAGTTAATACAACCTCGTTTGGATCCTTCCAACGAATCATCCTACTATACTAGAAATGCATTTCGCCATGAGGTATTACCTTTTCTAAAGGATCAAAATGCTAAAATCCATGAGCATGTGCAAGTTTTCAATGAGTATGCAACGGAGGATGAGGTTTTTTTGCAGAAGGAAGCGACCAACCTTTTCGATACATCCATGTTTACGAAAAAGGAAGATTTGATACAATTTAATCGATCTGAATTTCTCAAGACTTCTTCATCTTTACAAAGGCGAACCTTTCATCTAATATTAAACTATCTTTATGAAAAATCACCTAATGATTTATCCTATCATCATTGGGAGCAATTCAAACAATTGTTGAAGGCGAGGACACCGCAATCATCAATGAATTTGCCTGACGGATTGTTTGTTGTTCGCTCGTATGAAAAGATTGAATTCACCTTTTCATATGAGGAAGGCGGTGGATCTTTTCATTTTCAACTATCTGTACCAGGTACGGTGCTCTTGCTTGATAGGACAAGCGTGCATGCTGAATTAAGTGGGGAATCAACAGAATGGAATCAACATCATTTTGTGTGTGATCGTAGTAAAGTCACACTACCTTTGCATGTTCGCACAAGAAGAGCAGGAGATAAAATTGCCTTAAGAGGAATGAATGGGCATAAAAAGGTGAAAGACCTGTTTATTGATCAAAAGATTCCTAAAGCGAAACGAGATCGATGGCCTATTGTTACAGATGACGATGGTCAAATCCTTTGGGTCGTATCGCTACAAAAAGCACGAGTTGAAGCCAATAACTCCGAAACCTGGTTACATCTTACTTATAAGAATCAAGAGAACTTCTAG
- a CDS encoding protein kinase domain-containing protein → MNQPGKNQDIEVRLGAFVTGKWYNRSYRIIKKLGSGACGTVYLAEEGRKHVAIKFSLNSSSITTEVNVLKTFQKVQGKTLGPSLLDVDDWVQPNGEKISFYVMEYLRGKELTTFIKEHGHEWLGILVVQLLSDLQQLHETGWIFGDLKTENLIVTYPPAKLRWIDVGGTTQQGRAIKEYTEFYDRGYWGMGSRKAEASYDLFALAMVMLHLYHPKRFEKGTNPEKVLLSKLQQTNELKPYQTVIQKALYGDYTTSEQMKVDMQHILLKNTHTKTRHSTPSRMQKHKHQVKKTVKSSPPGRQSKYLWEGMGIVVVVCMFYIVYILLQWI, encoded by the coding sequence ATGAATCAGCCAGGGAAGAACCAGGATATTGAGGTAAGACTTGGAGCGTTTGTAACTGGAAAATGGTACAATCGCTCCTATCGCATTATAAAAAAACTTGGGTCTGGTGCTTGTGGAACTGTTTATTTAGCTGAGGAAGGGCGGAAGCACGTTGCTATTAAATTTAGTCTCAATAGTTCTTCTATTACAACAGAAGTTAATGTACTAAAGACCTTTCAAAAGGTTCAAGGTAAGACCCTTGGACCTTCTTTGTTGGATGTAGATGATTGGGTGCAACCAAATGGAGAGAAAATCTCATTCTATGTTATGGAGTATTTGAGAGGTAAAGAACTCACCACGTTTATAAAGGAACATGGCCATGAGTGGTTAGGGATTTTGGTTGTTCAATTACTTAGTGATCTACAGCAGCTCCATGAAACGGGTTGGATATTCGGGGATTTGAAAACAGAAAATTTAATTGTTACTTATCCACCAGCCAAACTTCGATGGATAGATGTCGGAGGGACAACTCAACAAGGAAGAGCAATAAAAGAGTACACTGAGTTTTATGATCGCGGTTACTGGGGTATGGGGTCACGAAAAGCAGAAGCTAGTTATGATCTTTTTGCATTAGCAATGGTCATGCTTCATCTTTATCATCCAAAACGATTTGAAAAAGGTACAAATCCGGAGAAAGTACTACTTAGCAAGCTTCAGCAAACAAATGAGTTGAAGCCTTACCAAACAGTCATTCAAAAGGCTCTTTATGGTGATTATACAACCAGTGAGCAAATGAAGGTTGATATGCAACATATATTATTGAAAAACACCCATACGAAGACCAGGCATTCAACACCATCCCGAATGCAAAAACATAAGCATCAAGTAAAAAAAACAGTGAAATCGTCTCCTCCTGGACGGCAGTCTAAATATTTATGGGAAGGTATGGGAATAGTAGTTGTGGTGTGTATGTTTTATATTGTTTATATTCTTCTACAATGGATATAG